From Amycolatopsis sp. cg9, one genomic window encodes:
- the thrC gene encoding threonine synthase, which produces MIRHPWPGLIEAYRDRVPVPDGARVVTLGEGNTPLLPAHHLSELTGCEVHLKVEGANPTGSFKDRGMTVAITHALASGLKAVICASTGNTSASAAAYAARAGLTCAVLVPQGKIAMGKLAQAVLHGARILQVDGNFDDCLELARKTAADYPVTLVNSVNPVRIAGQKTAAFEICDVLGTAPDIHCLPVGNAGNITAYWAGYSEYAADGVVKNTPRMFGFQAAGAAPLVHGEPVADPETVATAIRIGSPASWTAAVKAKEASDGLFEAVTDEKILEAYRLLAGREGVFVEPASATSVAGLLATAADGRLPKGSRVVCTVTGHGLKDPQTALAGNVEVEPLAVDPSAVAAALDLR; this is translated from the coding sequence GTGATCAGGCACCCCTGGCCCGGGCTCATCGAGGCGTACCGGGACCGCGTCCCGGTGCCGGACGGCGCGCGGGTCGTCACGCTCGGCGAAGGCAACACGCCGCTGCTCCCGGCGCACCACCTGTCCGAGCTGACCGGCTGCGAGGTGCACCTCAAGGTCGAGGGCGCGAACCCGACCGGCTCGTTCAAGGATCGCGGGATGACCGTGGCCATCACGCACGCGCTCGCCAGCGGCCTCAAGGCGGTGATCTGCGCGTCGACCGGCAACACGTCCGCGTCGGCCGCCGCCTACGCCGCCCGCGCGGGCCTCACCTGCGCCGTGCTGGTGCCCCAGGGCAAGATCGCGATGGGCAAGCTCGCCCAGGCCGTGCTGCACGGCGCGCGGATCCTGCAGGTCGACGGCAACTTCGACGACTGCCTCGAGCTGGCCCGCAAGACCGCGGCCGACTACCCGGTCACGCTGGTCAACTCGGTCAACCCGGTGCGCATCGCCGGCCAGAAGACCGCCGCCTTCGAGATCTGCGACGTGCTCGGCACCGCGCCGGACATCCACTGCCTGCCGGTCGGCAACGCGGGGAACATCACTGCCTACTGGGCGGGGTATTCGGAGTACGCGGCCGACGGTGTGGTGAAGAACACCCCGCGGATGTTCGGCTTCCAGGCGGCCGGCGCGGCGCCGCTGGTGCACGGCGAGCCGGTGGCGGACCCGGAGACGGTCGCGACCGCGATCCGGATCGGCAGCCCGGCGTCGTGGACCGCCGCGGTGAAGGCGAAGGAAGCGTCCGACGGGCTCTTCGAAGCCGTCACCGACGAGAAGATCCTCGAGGCGTACCGGCTGCTGGCCGGGCGCGAGGGCGTGTTCGTCGAGCCGGCGTCGGCGACCAGCGTGGCGGGCCTGCTCGCCACCGCCGCCGACGGCAGGCTCCCGAAGGGCTCCCGCGTGGTCTGCACGGTCACCGGGCACGGCCTTAAGGACCCGCAGACGGCGCTGGCGGGCAACGTCGAGGTGGAGCCGCTGGCGGTGGACCCCTCGGCCGTGGCGGCGGCGCTGGACCTGCGGTGA
- the thrB gene encoding homoserine kinase has translation MSGFKVTVPASTANLGPGFDAFGMALGLHDVVEVQVAGSGLKVEVVDAGAGGVADVPTDETHLVFRAIERTCGHLGVEVPGLHLRCFNAIPHARGLGSSAAAVVSGVAAGYALAGRELDEFEALQLAAGFEGHADNAAASLFGGLVLAWCEGGVFHAETLTPHPSIRPVVAVPSVRSATATTRGLLPAVVPHADAAHNAGRAALAVHALTAKPELLLAATDDRLHQSYRAPAYPASTELVATLRAQGVAAAVSGAGPTVLALTTSGILPAGGGVDGFDVFELPVDLAGVQVAAQ, from the coding sequence GTGAGCGGCTTCAAGGTCACCGTCCCGGCGTCCACGGCGAACCTCGGGCCGGGTTTCGACGCCTTCGGCATGGCGCTGGGCCTGCACGACGTCGTCGAGGTGCAGGTCGCGGGCAGCGGGCTGAAGGTCGAGGTCGTGGACGCCGGGGCCGGCGGGGTCGCGGACGTCCCCACCGACGAGACCCACCTCGTGTTCCGCGCGATCGAGCGGACCTGCGGGCACCTCGGCGTCGAGGTCCCCGGCCTGCACCTGCGCTGCTTCAACGCGATCCCGCACGCGCGCGGCCTCGGCTCGTCCGCGGCCGCGGTGGTGTCCGGCGTGGCCGCCGGGTACGCGCTGGCGGGCCGGGAGCTCGACGAGTTCGAGGCGCTGCAGCTGGCCGCGGGCTTCGAAGGCCACGCCGACAACGCCGCCGCGAGCCTGTTCGGTGGCCTCGTCCTGGCCTGGTGCGAAGGCGGCGTGTTCCACGCCGAGACGCTCACGCCGCACCCGTCGATCCGCCCGGTCGTGGCCGTCCCGTCCGTGCGTTCCGCCACCGCGACCACCCGCGGCCTGCTGCCCGCCGTCGTGCCGCACGCGGACGCGGCGCACAACGCCGGCCGCGCCGCGCTCGCCGTCCACGCCTTGACGGCCAAGCCGGAGCTCCTGCTCGCGGCCACCGACGACCGGCTGCACCAGAGCTACCGGGCCCCCGCGTACCCGGCCAGCACCGAGCTGGTGGCGACGCTGCGTGCACAGGGCGTGGCCGCCGCGGTGTCCGGCGCCGGTCCGACGGTGCTCGCGCTGACCACCTCGGGAATACTCCCGGCGGGGGGCGGCGTTGACGGTTTCGACGTCTTCGAGCTGCCCGTGGATCTCGCGGGTGTGCAGGTTGCGGCTCAGTAA